The nucleotide window TCTCTGGTATCGGAATGCAGGTTTTAAGCACTGGTTCAATGAGAGCAATATTCCGGTAGACGTTGCTTTGGTCCAGATCAAAGAGATATTCAAGGAGACTGTAGGTGATGTACAGTCTATAGTACATCAACAGCATCACTGTTCGTTCCTTGAGCGGGAGTTTATAGGGTCTTCCTGCACCGATTGCTCGTTTTCTCTTCTTTCGAGTCAATCGTTTCTGTTCATACTGAGGGTATCGCTGTTCCAATTGCTTATATATTTTGTCGAATTCTTTGGGTGTTAGTCCGGTGAATGTGTGAAACATCTTTGGCTTTCTTGATAATTTTTCATAGGTCAACATCTCTACATCCCATCCGATGTAGAGGGGTATGTGTTATGGGTTAAAAATTGTTATTTCGCAAGAGGTCTATTATATTGATCCAATCATCCAACGAGCAGAACCCTACATTAACAAAATTGTTACAAATAATATAACATTAAGATCATATGCAAACTCTATCATAAGGGACAGTTGCCTTTCAGGGGATAAAGAATGTCAGATTAATGCTGTATATAGGTATGTTGTAGAAAATTATAATTATATAAGCGATCCAACAGGAACTGAACTTATTCAAACTCCCCAAGAAACAATGCAAATAAAAGGTGGAGATTGTGAAGATCTTGCAATTTTGCTGAGTTCTTTGTTGGAAAACATTGGCATTAAAACGTATCTCGTTTTAACAGAAAATCATGCGTATTGTCTTGCTTCAGATGTTGATACAAATGCACTTTGGACCTATGTTGAACAATCACTCACCACGCAAGTTGAAAAGGATTGGGGAGGAAATATTAGACAGGAATTTAA belongs to Candidatus Thermoplasmatota archaeon and includes:
- a CDS encoding transposase family protein, with translation MLTYEKLSRKPKMFHTFTGLTPKEFDKIYKQLEQRYPQYEQKRLTRKKRKRAIGAGRPYKLPLKERTVMLLMYYRLYITYSLLEYLFDLDQSNVYRNIALIEPVLKTCIPIPE